The genomic stretch TTCATGTGGGTAGTGGAGAAGGCAGAAAAAGCCAGGGAAGATAACTTTAAGTTTTTCGCGTTAGCATTCAGACAGGGGTATATTAGCTACTGTAAATCTCCGTGCGAAAACCAAACATAATAGTTGAGGTCTGTAGCCTGCTCGCGGAGAGGAAACAAGTTCATTTGATTAGTAGTAGCTTTTTTGCCAGCACCATTACTCACCTAAAGAGCATGCCATTGCAGTCCCTACCATGCCTCCTCCAGAAATTATAACATCATACAGCTGGCTTTCGTTAACATTTGGTTCCCCGCCTGGGTTGGCGTCCCTTGCTTTACCAAAACCCGTGCTTAAGTGTCTCACAGGATTTTGACAGGTTACAGAAACATAACGCCCACCGCCCTTTAAAATCCATTTGGCTTTAGTTAGACACAACATCCCAGTGAACATCCGGCTTCGACGAGCGAACTGGCAAAATTATCAGAACTGCCGTGTTTTTAAAGTGTTTTAAACACCCTTTGCTCGCCCCCTAAGCACTGTAACACACAAACCTGTGTGCAGCCATACTGTTTTGACGTAAGAAATTGTAACCCCACGGAATAAACACTTCCGGGTTACGTTCGTCCAATcagaaaaggagttaaaagtgTAACGGAGCTGCGCTGTAGCCGAAAAAACATAAAGCGTTTGCTCACAGCTGTATTCGTTGTCTGTGTTGTGTAGTGACTCTTCCTGATATCGCTTTGCACTAGGCACGACGACCGCTTTCTTTGCAAACATTGCCGCTTGGTTTACTCAGTCGTATGCCACTCATAAATAAAAATCGGTGTTTGCAAGTAACGTCGTTTTGGTGGTTTTCATTTTAATGTCAGCTGTGGCCCGTCACGAAGTCCGTGACAGAAGATTAAAACcgtttatatttattttcctgTGATTTTGTTATGGAAAAAGGTTCTGATATTTATTCACAGTATAAAGGGATGACAACGATGCCATATTGTCGAATAAGTGCAAATGAGTGTCaaaataaatgtgaatattTATTGCAGTAGCATCTGCAGTGTACATCGGCAAAATAATGCCCCCTTGCATTAAGTGGTAGTGATGTGAGGTTCCTCTCCATGCAGCCAAATGCAGCAGTGGGCGGAGTGTGTCAGCAATGGGGTCTCTTTAGCTCTTCTCTATCAGATGAAACATGTACACAATTTACTATTAAACAGTTTACGAATGTGATTTAAATAATGCCCGTCTGTCCTACCATGCCGTATTTTAACAAGCCAAAAACTGGAGAGTCCATTGAAGAGGGACGAATAAACACCGAAGATGATTCTGCGATTGAACGCTCGCCTTCCGCTAACCAGGTTGTTTTTGAGTTTATAAAACACGATTTTTGTGCAAGTGTATGAATGCTATATATcggttaatgtaaagcattgttTGTACCCCACACCGTTTACGAAGCCCTATTAAATGGCTCTGttggtaaaattaaaaaatacgGAGGTCATAATGGTATAGTTTGGCTTGGTTGACATGGCAACCAGCTCACATGCAGCGCGAGGGGCGAGCAACAGTAAACCCAGCGCTGCTTTGGAaagaaaaatcaccttatgATATATTCGTAAGTCTTCAGCTTTTAAATGCAAGAAGTGCATTAAAAATCAGACTATGACCTTCGGTGTGAATCATGATTTTAATACAGGGGATTAACTTATTATAATTATAGAAATATGCAAAAGAAAACCATGTAATATTAGCTGAGTTCCTGGAATTAATGTGTTAATGTATGTAAGCAACATATAAAACTATTACGGttaatttagtaatttatataGAAATACTTTGTGTGCTTTGTAGGGTCTCCCCCCTAAGGAATCTGAGGAGATGATGATTGCAGGCAGGCTGGAAGAGATGCCCAAAGACAACCTGCTGGCTGCCCAGTACCTAGAGGGAAGGAGCCCTGCCGAATGGGAGCTGCTGCTCCAGAGGAGGCTGGAGGCCTTGCAGGAGGCCCACAGGCGGCAACTGCAGGAGACGGGCCTGCTGCTCTGCCAGGAACTGGAGAGGAGAATTCTGCATGACTCAATGCTGGTGGCAGGAAACGAGAGAAAGGCAAAAGTAGATGATCAGCTCTGCTCCTCTGACAGCTGGCACGATGTCAACAGAGATCCTGACTGCGGGGCCCCAAGGTAACAAGGTAtatttttcttacatttttatgcagtcttgtgtatttaaataACCAGGCAGTAAATTTggtagtttgtttttctttacaaaaacatcaCCCTGGCAGAGGAATATTCTCTAACATCAACTGTAATAAAACAGATATAGCAAAATGTTTAAATGACCCATTAAGAAGCATGTTGACCCAGACAAGCATGTTGATCAGTTTCTTCATGAAATTCTTCACAGGCATGAAGGCCCAAGGAGATCGAGTTCTTTGTCTGATTTAAGCTCAGCAAAGGAAGCTGATTCAGTGGCGTCTACAAGACGACAAATAAACCAGAGACCTTTTACTGCCTCGACAGCCAGGCCTCAGGGTACAACTGTGCCCAGGCCCTTTCGTATGACCCTCAGGGAAACTCAGAGAAGATCTGAGCTTCTTCAGACCGGAGTACCCCCAGATGTAGAAAAGTCGCTGGAGAGTAAGAGGCAGGTGGAGGAGATGGAGTGTCAGAAGAAGTTCCACGCTCTTCCTGTACCGGACCACGTGTTCCTACCGCTTTACCACAACATCACAGAGGCGCGGGAGCAAGCTCGCAAAGCCAGTATGGCACAGAGGCAGGACGTCCTGCTGTCCACGCAAAAACCATTCGGCTTCCTCCTAAGAGAGGCGAagaagagagaggagaagatatCTGCAGAAGCAAAAGGAGAAACCAAAGGCAGAAGTTCCAGCAAAGTTAGGCGGGCGATTCCAAAAGCAGTAATGGACCCT from Brienomyrus brachyistius isolate T26 chromosome 14, BBRACH_0.4, whole genome shotgun sequence encodes the following:
- the fam161b gene encoding protein FAM161B isoform X1, producing MPVCPTMPYFNKPKTGESIEEGRINTEDDSAIERSPSANQGLPPKESEEMMIAGRLEEMPKDNLLAAQYLEGRSPAEWELLLQRRLEALQEAHRRQLQETGLLLCQELERRILHDSMLVAGNERKAKVDDQLCSSDSWHDVNRDPDCGAPRHEGPRRSSSLSDLSSAKEADSVASTRRQINQRPFTASTARPQGTTVPRPFRMTLRETQRRSELLQTGVPPDVEKSLESKRQVEEMECQKKFHALPVPDHVFLPLYHNITEAREQARKASMAQRQDVLLSTQKPFGFLLREAKKREEKISAEAKGETKGRSSSKVRRAIPKAVMDPGVSERLMEEELHRKIRIQIRSQDMLRSSMAPIEVRPETRDPETRSAQRTKKTVLGFLNEKPTFQPRTNLRVPDFDRLHRAFQKEALRRAEKKDVTRCQPFQLRTSALPPRENQRNHEVSSNKTPIRRSKSFSGITSLSSDTLPTYITDAVRKRCSAIRKSLEEKESKEWRSAEWMNEHRMKSQAMKKMVCTRARAMDPHRSLKEVFQEKLKQHREMDNQRMKEYRKELEEMKTRVKGRPYLFEQITQKNAKCDAEKRYRETLQQAGLDEQFVRTKGEEGEEETSLLPHEEGDSIDDGSQYRKDTEESTDAEEEENEESTQSQE